A region from the Alosa alosa isolate M-15738 ecotype Scorff River chromosome 7, AALO_Geno_1.1, whole genome shotgun sequence genome encodes:
- the c7h6orf120 gene encoding UPF0669 protein C6orf120 homolog, producing MVPCCWSVLVPLVLLLSQAQGFLHFDDDDSSSAFAVPKEWVLLHVVQGHIGAGNYSYLRLNHDGRIILHMRSLKGDADLYVSDKTLRPSFDTYKLQSVTCGHDVVVVPGEFTRPVGIGIYGHPSHKESEFEMKVFYDQTALSEDPFKRDAYPSEEGSQSQPRYPKGGGEEDFEEEEESIFWTILIGILKIILEILF from the coding sequence ATGGTACCTTGTTGCTGGAGCGTCCTGGTACCGCTGGTGCTTCTCTTGTCCCAGGCCCAAGGCTTCCTGCACTTCGACGATGATGACTCCTCGTCAGCCTTTGCCGTGCCGAAGGAGTGGGTCTTGCTCCACGTGGTGCAGGGCCACATCGGTGCGGGCAACTACAGCTACCTGCGTCTAAACCACGATGGGCGCATCATCCTGCACATGCGCAGCCTTAAGGGTGACGCCGACCTCTATGTGTCTGACAAGACGCTTCGGCCCAGCTTCGACACCTACAAGCTGCAGTCGGTTACGTGCGGGCATGACGTGGTGGTGGTGCCCGGGGAGTTCACCCGGCCGGTGGGTATCGGTATCTATGGCCACCCGTCTCACAAGGAGAGCGAGTTTGAAATGAAGGTGTTCTACGACCAGACTGCCCTGTCCGAGGACCCTTTCAAGAGGGATGCGTACCCCTCAGAAGAGGGGTCCCAAAGCCAGCCCAGGTACCctaagggagggggagaggaggactttgaggaggaggaagagtccATCTTCTGGACCATCCTCATTGGGATTTTGAAGATCATACTTGAAATCTTGTTCTGA